Genomic DNA from Oncorhynchus mykiss isolate Arlee chromosome 2, USDA_OmykA_1.1, whole genome shotgun sequence:
TGGCACCGGAAGGCTGCTTGACAGCGAAGCCTAGTCAGATTGGCAGTGGCACCGGAAGGCTGCTTGACAGCGAAGCCTAGTCAGATTGGCAGTGGCACCGGAAGGCTGCTTGACAGCGAAGCCTAGTCAGATTGGCAGTGGCACCGGAAGGCTGCTTGACAGCGAAGCCTAGTCAGATTGGCAGTGGCACCGGAAGGCTGCTTGACAGCGAAGCCTAGTCAGATTGGCAGTGGCACCGGAAGGCTGCTTGACAGCGAAGCCTAGTCAGATTGGCCGGCTTGTTCTTACaggatatgtatttttttttaaaatacggATCCACTTTGCTCCAATAATTAAACCAACGTAACAACAGAAACCCCATCACTGCCTCCACATCCCAGCTCACCATAACGGCAAAATGGCATTTTAAAAACGGATGGAGTTGAGCGGGAAAGAACCTCAAAAAAACGGAGAGAAGCAGCGGAGTAGACTTGTGTCTGGTTAGGGGATGCAGCTGGCTGCTCACAGCTGTCGAACACGGTATTGGATGAAGCACTCTGAACGATGGTGTTCTATATGTAGGATGCATTCATTTAGTTTCATAAGAGAAGGTGGTGATGATCACATCACACAGGGACAAGATGTTTTCTTTTATAGCTCAATGGTTATACACTACATCTGTACACTTTTTATATTCACGGATCGACGAGTTTGCATCCCTGAGAATGTTTTACAGCTATGTCAGTCTATTTGAACATTTCTCATAGTCATCTTATTTTggattattttatatattttacacgtgataaggccacacagagggtTCAAAGGTCACTACAGACATTTGTCATGATCTGACGTACCCCAAAAAAGACCAGTAGAGAAAATTCCACAAAAATCTGTGAAAAAGTTATCACACAATTCTGGTGGTTTACCGGTACACATAGAAACTAATAAAGACCTCCCTTACCAGACCTACAAGCTGCTTTCAAGTGTTACCCTCTCCTGAGTGCaattatggatttattgtgaagatgtaggctatattacatagaTTTATTATTAGGACTTGGCTTGTTCGAAGCCAGGAGATGTACTGGGATGCACTGTTGAGCGCTACATCCCCAGGGGTTTGTGCTGATTATACGGAGATAGTAAATGGCGTCCCTTGACAGGGCAAGAACAACAAATGGTACAAAGTGTGAGCAGCGTGAGCTGTAcgcatctataagtacctaggtgtctggctagactctaaactctccttccagacccatatcaaacatctccaatcgaaaatcaaatcaagagttggctttctattccgcaacaaagcctccttcactcacgccgccaaacttaccctagtaaaactgactatcctaccgatcctcgactttggggatgtcatctacaaaattgcttccaacactctactcagcaaactggatgcagtttatcacagtgccatccgttttgtcactaaagcaccttataccacccacaactgcgacttgtatgctctagtcggctggccctcgctacatattcgtcgccagacccactggctccaggtcatctacaagtccatgctaggtaaagctccgccttatctcagttcactggttacgatggcaacacccatccgtagcacgcgctccagcaggtgtatctcactgatcatccctaaagccaacacctcatttggccgcctttcgttccagttctctgctgcctgtgactggaacgaattgcaaaaatcgctgaagttggagacttttatctccctcaccaacttcaaacatctgctatctgagcagctaaccgatcgctgcagctgtacatagtctatcggtaaatagcccacccattttcacctacctcatccccatactgtttttatttatttatttttctgctcttttgcacaccaatatctctacctgtacatgaccatctgatcatttatcactccagttttaatctgcaaaattgtaattattcgcctacctcctcatgccttttgcacacaatgtacatagactccccttttttctactgtgttattgacttgttaattgtttactccatgtgtaactctgtgttgtctgctcacactgctatgcctttcttggccaagtcgcagttgcaaatgagaacttgttctcaactagcctacctggttaaataaaggtgttctgaactggcctacctggttaaataaaggtgttctcaactagcctacctggttaagtaaagttcttaaacgtgttctcaactggcctacctggttaaataaaggtgttctcaactagcctacctggttaaataaaggtgttctcaactagcctacctggttaaataaaggtgttctcaactggcctacctggttaaataaaggtgttctcaactggcctacctggttaaataaaggtgttctcaactggcctacctggttaaataaaggtgttctcaactagcctacctggttaaataaaggtgttctcaactagcctacctggttaaataaaggtgttctcaactagcctacctggttaaataaaggtgttctcaactagcctacctggttaagtaaagttcttaaacgtgttctcaactggcctacctggttaaataaaggtgttctcaactagcctacctggttaaataaaggtaaaataaaaaaaataaaaaaaatgttcgaagacaggaggagaaatggaagtgaagTATCAGACATGGCAGGTGTGGTGAAGTTCTCGGAACagcccgtgcttctacacctgcattgcttgctgtttggggttttaggctgggtttctgtacagcactttgagatgtacgaagggctatataaataaatttgacttGATTAAACcgagggtcaggataaagatggATCTGACGGCAGGAGTGAagttttttggggaaaaaaaaaGTGGACCCTtaccttttggctgatccatttgtggtttcagggtgggtgaaaacagagttgggtgctgtggaatcggtGAAGGTAATcagaagtggtcttgtgataattgtttatgtttctgctggtcagaggcAGCAGGCGTTCCGCATTAAATGAATGGGGACAAGAGGTAAAATTATTTGCTCTCAAGGAAAGGGTGCCATTGAGAGCAGTGATTACTGAGTAAAATGTGAAAGTTAACgaactgaaggggaagattcccgGTGTTTGTGATTCTTGTCGTTTGGTGCAACGCAGACAGGCGTGAGTgagctggggatcagaaatgtccagtgcgtgagaggcaggttgaggtttccagggttagagtagtgcagaagttttCGTATGCTGAgccagtgaagaaagtagaggaagatgggtcaagcgcgagggatcctgagaggagtggtgtgagtagtagatctgtaccagtgcAGAGGGATAGACCAACaagtgatatacagtaccagtcaaaagtttggacacctactcattcaagggtttttctatatttttactattttctacattgtagaataatagtgaagacataaaaactatgaaataacaaatagggaattatgtagtaaacaaaacaaaaaaagttatatcaaaatatattttataattgagattcttcaaattagccaccctttgcttcgatgacagctttgcacactcttggcattctctcaacccgcttcacctgaaatgtgttttcaacagtcttgaaggagctcccacatatgctgagcacttgttggatgcttttccacTTCCCACTGTGGTGGGAAGACTAGGTTCTCGTTTCAGGCTTACTACGTTACCCAAATATATGCAATGGCATTAACTAGTCTACTAACGTTAACTAGTTAGCAGCAAGCCCAAGGCAGTCGGTCATTGCAAgaacattggggggggggggaaaatcCAGTTTAATATTTAACCGCGCTTTCAAACATTTAGTAAATATCTTATTCTTAACCACGTCTAGAACTATGTACTCCCCCAAAACGTTTGTAATTTCGCAATCCATCTGCCACTGATTGGGTGCCAATAGCAATGTGCTAACTAGTCAATAACTCATACCGACCCTGATTTCCTTCCGAAACACCACGTGAACCGTGTCCTAAACGACGACATTTGGACATAAAAGTAATAAAACACAAGAATACCTGTACACCCAAGCCGTGTCCAGGTCAGACTCCGGGCCCCGGACACTGAAAGACGGACGGCGGCTCTGAACATGATGAGGGCTCAGCCAGCTAAAGGAGACTTGGCGCAACAACGTGGTTGTCACTAGTTAAGACAGCCAATAAGAAAGaaattggctatatcgtaaaaaatattaaaaacaaaaaaatgttttttttatttttattaatttaatcTAAGACATAAGactagcagtgtggttaggtttcaaatcagatttttagaagagaaattgtagaaatgggcgaggtttatgactttgtggctgtggtaactagtgacgaatTCAAGGACGTTAGCTAGCAGCTGAAGACCTAACCATGAGCATGCACAAGGTCCTAAAATTACGGGGGGGGAGGGCTGCACGTTACCATAAcataaattacatttatttagCATTTTACCATAATTTTATGAGACATTTTTCCTAAACTACTGAAGTATAATTCGAAAAAGTAGGGGTTTACTAGTTGTTCTTAACCCACTACACTTTTTATAATATATTCTAGAGCCTAAACTTTTACTCAAAAGCAATCTCTTCCAGTTGTCTCCTCActttcctctgtttctctgttgtgTCTAACAGGAGCACAGAGTAGATGGAACTCAAGTTTCTTTCAAGTTGAGGGAGTCGAGGGGAACAGGTGGTTCTTCATACAGGTTCTCTTGGCTTCAGGACCAGGCAATATGTATGAACAAGGACTGTAGAGTATCTCTCCTCCtgctgttttcctctctttctcagaGGCGGCACACAGGTGTGGCGTACAGCTCTGTGCATCTCTACTGCCCTCCTGAGACCTAGAGGTACCGGCactctggaaccaaaaagggcttTGGCTTTTCTGGGTCAGTGGTATTGACAACAGTTGTGTTTTGCGGAGCTCGAGCTGTGGTCGAGGTGGAATTTTCACACTGTCACATAGCGTCACTGGGGGCTGATACCTAGGAGGCTGGTACCCTGGGGGTTGGTAGCTAGGATCATGCTGGGTTTCTGGGGGCTGATACCTAGGAGGCTGGTACCCTGGGGGTTGGTAGCTAGGATCATGCTGGGTTTCTGGGGGCTGATACCCAGGCTCACTTGGGTCCAGTGGGTGTTTGGAGAGCAGGATACTGATAGCAGGAACAGTCTTATGAACAGTCATCCTGGACACGGGTGTCATGTCAGTCTCCTGACTCTCCCACACCTCACTCACAGTCTTGTAGTGGAGCTTGGATAACTGGTGTAGTCCTCCCAGTTTCCGTTTCAGGATCTCAACACATGTTATGGTTTTGGTGATCCCTTTTCCTGATCCAGTGAAAACCACCTGTCTCACTCTCAGCCCGGTCCGGGTCTGACTCCGGCCAATGTCCATGACTCCCTCTCCTTGCCTCTTCCCCATCTGAATACTGTCCACTGTCACTCCCTCTTTCACACTCAGCATCGTCTGAATCTGACTCCCATCCACttcctgttcctccctctgcatACGAGCCATTACAAATCCCAAGAGGTTTCGGATCTTGCTCCCTTCCTTCACTCGCATTTCGAGCACGCCTGCTGCCAGTCCAGGGATTGGACAGGCAGTGGGTTCATCTGTGGTGCAGACTCTCCTGAAGCCGCTCTG
This window encodes:
- the LOC110500748 gene encoding uncharacterized protein LOC110500748, which translates into the protein MRVKEGSKIRNLLGFVMARMQREEQEVDGSQIQTMLSVKEGVTVDSIQMGKRQGEGVMDIGRSQTRTGLRVRQVVFTGSGKGITKTITCVEILKRKLGGLHQLSKLHYKTVSEVWESQETDMTPVSRMTVHKTVPAISILLSKHPLDPSEPGYQPPETQHDPSYQPPGYQPPRYQPPETQHDPSYQPPGYQPPRYQPPVTLCDSVKIPPRPQLELRKTQLLSIPLTQKSQSPFWFQSAGTSRSQEGSRDAQSCTPHLCAASEKERKTAGGEILYSPCSYILPGPEAKRTCMKNHLFPSTPST